The Aedes aegypti strain LVP_AGWG chromosome 3, AaegL5.0 Primary Assembly, whole genome shotgun sequence genome contains a region encoding:
- the LOC5572094 gene encoding kin of IRRE-like protein 1 encodes MRPSDSIWLTSIVVFSCIVIPQCSSRVLGELQQQAFRITPNDVEAHQGDEVVLRCEIERLAGRVQWTKDGYALGFSNEILGYPRFSLNQNHSTGVFNLRITNASVEDAASYQCQVGPAKHNQPIRAGAKLTVLGSLKAHRSGHHWN; translated from the exons ATGAGACCCAGCGATTCCATCTGGTTAACATCAATCGTAG TGTTCAGCTGCATCGTCATCCCCCAATGCTCATCGCGGGTTCTGGGTGAACTGCAGCAGCAAGCATTCCGCATCACCCCCAACGATGTGGAAGCCCACCAAGGCGATGAAGTGGTCCTGCGATGCGAAATCGAACGCCTTGCCGGGCGAGTCCAGTGGACCAAGGATGGTTATGCGCTTGGTTTTAGCAACGAGATTCTCGGCTATCCACGCTTTTCGCTGAATCAGAACCACAGCACCGGAGTGTTCAACCTGCGGATCACCAACGCTTCGGTGGAGGATGCCGCCAGCTATCAGTGTCAGGTGGGACCCGCCAAGCACAATCAACCGATCCGGGCGGGAGCCAAACTGACGGTTTTAG gATCATTGAAAGCTCATCGCAGTGGGCACCACTGGAATTAA
- the LOC5572093 gene encoding glucose-6-phosphate 1-dehydrogenase isoform X2, whose product MDCEGTHFDCNCPHVFVVFGASGDLARKKIYPTLWWLFRDNLLPCVTRFVGYARSKLTVNELREKCHQYMKVEPDQQEKYEQFWALNFYHPGSYDSRRDFELLNQDISKFETGKMANRLFYLALPPSVFETVTVHIRNTCMGLKGWNRIIVEKPFGRDADSSNALSAHLAKLFSEEQLYRIDHYLGKEMVQNLMTIRFSNQIFSPTWNRNNVASVLITFKEPFGTQGRGGYFDDFGIIRDVMQNHLLQILSLVAMEKPATCHPDDIRNEKVKVLKSIKQLTIDDVVLGQYTSNPDGLDEDSRMGYLDDPTVPKGSVTPTFALAVLKINNERWEGVPFILRCGKALNERKAEVRVQYRDVPGDIFDGKPKRNELVIRVQPGEALYVKMMTKSPGITFDMEETELDLTYGHRYKDVKLPDAYERLILDVFCGSQMHFVRADELSEAWRIFTPLLHYIERERPEPIKYVHGSRGPKEADKKCDENNFKYYGSYKWHKKQ is encoded by the exons GGTGATTTGGCCAGGAAGAAGATCTATCCCACACTTTGGTGGCTGTTTCGTGACAATCTGTTGCCCTGCGTTACCAGGTTTGTCGGCTACGCCCGTAGTAAGCTGACTGTGAACGAACTCCGAGAGAAATGCCACCAGTACATGAAG GTCGAACCGGACCAGCAGGAAAAGTACGAGCAGTTCTGGGCGTTGAACTTCTATCATCCCGGAAGCTACGACAGCCGGCGGGATTTTGAGCTGCTGAACCAGGATATCAGCAAATTCGAAACCGGTAAAATGGCCAATCGGCTGTTCTATCTGGCGCTGCCACCGTCGGTGTTCGAAACGGTTACCGTGCACATCCGTAACACCTGCATGGGACTGAAAGGGTGGAACCGGATCATTGTGGAGAAACCTTTCGGTCGGGATGCCGACAGCTCGAACGCTCTGAGTGCCCACTTGGCGAAGCTGTTCAGCGAAGAGCAGCTGTATCGTATCGATCACTATCTAGGAAAGGAGATGGTACAGAATTTGATGACGATTCGGTTCAGTAATCAGATCTTCAGTCCAACTTGGAACCGCAACAATGTTGCCTCGGTGTTGATTACTTTCAAGGAACCGTTCGGAACACAAGGCCGTGGAGGATATTTCGATGATTTCGGAATTATCCGTGACGTCATGCAAAACCATTTACTCCAGATTCTTTCTTTGGTTGCCATGGAAAAGCCGGCCACGTGTCATCCGGATGATATTCGTAACGAAAAGGTCAAAGTACTCAAAAGCATCAAACAGCTGACAATAGATGATGTAGTTTTGGGACAATACACATCTAATCCTGATGGATTAGATGAAGATTCTCGAATGGGATACTTGGACGACCCGACGGTTCCGAAAGGATCGGTAACTCCTACATTTGCTCTGGCGGTACTTAAGATCAATAACGAGCGATGGGAAGGCGTTCCATTCATTCTGAGATGTGGCAAAGCACTTAACGAACGTAAGGCTGAAGTACGAGTTCAGTATCGGGATGTACCAGGGGATATCTTCGATGGAAAACCGAAGCGTAATGAACTGGTCATTCGGGTGCAACCCGGTGAAGCATTGTACGTTAAAATGATGACCAAATCGCCGGGAATCACTTTCGACATGGAAGAAACGGAGCTGGATCTAACCTACGGACATCGGTACAAGGATGTCAAACTGCCGGACGCCTACGAACGGTTGATCCTCGATGTGTTCTGTGGATCACAGATGCACTTTGTCCGAGCGGATGAGCTGAGCGAGGCCTGGCGAATCTTCACGCCCTTGTTGCACTACATCGAGAGAGAGCGGCCGGAACCGATCAAATATGTGCACGGTTCTCGTGGACCGAAGGAGGCGGACAAGAAGTGCGACGAAAACAACTTCAAATACTACGGATCGTACAAGTGGCACAAGAAGCAGTGA